The sequence CCAAGTCATCGGGGCCAGGCAACTGCGGCCGGTCGCGCTCGGCGTCCACCACGCATATGAATCCGAACGCATGGTCGCCGTCGTTCACGAATTGGTGCAACGTCATCGGCGGCACGTAGATGTGATCGTGGCCGCGAATCGGGTGCACGGCCTCACCGACGATCGCGTAGCCGTGGCCGCGCAACGCGGTGACCGAATGCACGTGCTCGTGCCGCTCGAGGCGGGTGTATCCGCCCGGCTCGACCTCGAAGTACCGGACTTCAAATCCGCAGCTCTCGGCCGCGCCGCTCGTGATGGTCTGTCGCGAGACGCCGCGGTAGCCCTGTTCGGGCAAATCCACCTGGCCACCGTGATATCCTTGTACGTGGACGCCCGCCCACTCGAAGGCTTCGGGTTTGAATTCGTGCTTCATTGTGGACCGGGGGCAAGCGATGCTTGCCCTAGTACAGGTTGCCCCGGGTAGACGATGACTTTGAGCGCGTCGCGGGCCTCTGCGACCAAGCGGTACGCTTCGGTCACGCCGTCGAGGTTGAATCGATGCGTGAACAACGGCCGCACGTCGATTCCGGCCGCCAGAAGTTCAAGAGCTTCGCGCGTGTCGACCGGGCCGGCCGAGTAACTCGTGGTGACGGTCACGTCTTTGAAATAGAAATCGTGCACGGGCAGAGGCCATTTTTCGTGAGCGGGCAGAGGCGTGAAC is a genomic window of Candidatus Eremiobacteraceae bacterium containing:
- a CDS encoding cupin domain-containing protein; amino-acid sequence: MKHEFKPEAFEWAGVHVQGYHGGQVDLPEQGYRGVSRQTITSGAAESCGFEVRYFEVEPGGYTRLERHEHVHSVTALRGHGYAIVGEAVHPIRGHDHIYVPPMTLHQFVNDGDHAFGFICVVDAERDRPQLPGPDDLATLDANAATRGRYRI